A segment of the Holophagales bacterium genome:
CGAGATGGGGACCTCCCTGCCCACACTCGAGCGCATCCGCCGCATGGCCGAGGTGCTCCAGGTTTCCGCCGACGAGCTGGTCTTCGGCGTGACGAAGCGCAAGGCAGGAGAGAGCCCCGCGATCCGCTATCCCGTCCTCGCCGAGCGGCTCCGGAAGCTCGATGCCGTGGTGACGCGTGACGACC
Coding sequences within it:
- a CDS encoding helix-turn-helix transcriptional regulator — encoded protein: MADLIGVHVRQVSKYEMGTSLPTLERIRRMAEVLQVSADELVFGVTKRKAGESPAIRYPVLAERLRKLDAVVTRDDLKSIVDFLDAFIAKKQIDQIANGRG